One uncultured Tolumonas sp. genomic window carries:
- the ftsA gene encoding cell division protein FtsA, whose product MTKTPDRNLIVGLDIGTTKIAVLVGEVLPDGEVNIVGLGTHAAKGMDKGGVNDLESVVKSLQRAVEEAEMMAQCHISSVFLGISGKHIECRNEKGIVPISDEEVTQDDVDNVIHTAKSVRLPEEHRVLHVIPQEYSIDYQEGIKNPIGLSGVRMGAKVHLITCHNDMARNIEKCVERVGLKVDQIIFSALASSYAVLTDDEKELGVCVVDIGGGTMDMAIFTGGALRYSKVIPYAGQAVTSDIAYAFGTPPVDAEAIKMRYGCALGRLVSKEDTIEVPSVGGRPARSLQRQTLAEVIEPRYSELLGMVHDEIMRVQSDLRSQGVKHQLAAGVVLTGGAAEIEGIVECAEQVFQCQVRIGHPTNIRGLTDYVEAPAYATAVGLLQYGKLHQGQTVVDVREKASMTGWFKRVTNWLKGEF is encoded by the coding sequence ATGACCAAAACCCCAGACAGAAATCTAATAGTCGGGCTTGATATAGGTACAACCAAAATTGCGGTTTTGGTTGGTGAAGTGTTGCCTGATGGAGAGGTCAATATTGTTGGTCTGGGTACCCATGCTGCCAAAGGTATGGACAAAGGTGGTGTCAACGATCTGGAATCCGTCGTTAAATCATTGCAGCGTGCGGTAGAAGAAGCTGAAATGATGGCACAGTGCCATATTTCTTCGGTCTTCCTTGGTATTTCCGGAAAACATATTGAATGTCGTAACGAAAAAGGCATTGTGCCAATTTCTGATGAAGAGGTAACACAGGACGATGTGGATAATGTTATTCACACGGCTAAGTCTGTTCGATTACCGGAAGAACATCGGGTATTGCATGTTATCCCGCAAGAATATTCCATCGATTATCAGGAAGGCATTAAAAATCCTATTGGCCTGTCTGGTGTGCGGATGGGAGCCAAAGTTCATCTGATCACTTGCCATAATGATATGGCCCGAAACATTGAAAAATGTGTGGAACGGGTTGGATTAAAAGTCGATCAAATCATTTTCTCAGCACTGGCATCTAGTTATGCCGTGTTAACTGATGATGAAAAAGAATTAGGTGTCTGCGTTGTTGATATCGGTGGCGGTACCATGGATATGGCCATCTTTACCGGCGGTGCGTTACGTTACAGTAAGGTAATACCTTATGCTGGTCAGGCAGTCACCAGTGATATTGCTTACGCATTTGGTACACCTCCTGTCGATGCTGAAGCAATCAAAATGCGCTACGGTTGTGCTTTAGGCCGTTTAGTCAGTAAAGAAGATACGATCGAAGTACCTAGTGTTGGTGGTCGCCCAGCGCGTAGCTTACAGCGACAAACACTGGCGGAAGTTATTGAACCACGTTACAGCGAATTGTTGGGGATGGTTCATGATGAAATTATGCGCGTCCAATCCGATCTTCGATCACAGGGCGTGAAGCATCAACTGGCAGCCGGTGTGGTTTTAACTGGCGGCGCAGCTGAGATAGAAGGAATTGTCGAGTGTGCCGAACAGGTATTCCAATGCCAAGTGCGGATCGGCCATCCGACCAATATTAGAGGCCTTACTGATTATGTAGAAGCACCTGCTTATGCAACTGCAGTGGGGTTATTGCAATACGGTAAATTGCATCAAGGACAAACCGTGGTGGATGTACGTGAAAAAGCCAGTATGACTGGCTGGTTCAAACGTGTCACTAATTGGTTAAAAGGCGAATTCTAG
- the murG gene encoding undecaprenyldiphospho-muramoylpentapeptide beta-N-acetylglucosaminyltransferase, with protein MSRKMVIMAGGTGGHVFPGLAVAHRLQADDWQIHWLGTPDRMEADLVPAHGFPIEFINIRGLRNHGLVRKLLAPFQIIKAILQALMILRRIKPDVVLGMGGYAAGPGGVAAKLLGIPLVLHEQNAAAGLTNRLLAKIATRILMGFEGAFPLTERSRVVGNPVRDEFLQLAQQPLKHYQAGSALKILIVGGSLGAKALNQVVPNALAKLNHIEIRHQCGKGNGNLVSDLYQSLGVTTVTVTEFINDMSAAYEWADLLICRAGALTVAEVAAAGIPAIFVPLPHAVDDHQTRNAESLTLRGAAVLMPQKEMTADKLATLIAQWQSEPRQLQKMAQLSRAAAILNATDRVVSECKALI; from the coding sequence ATGAGTCGTAAAATGGTAATTATGGCCGGTGGCACTGGTGGTCACGTCTTCCCTGGATTAGCAGTAGCTCACCGTCTGCAAGCGGATGATTGGCAAATTCATTGGCTGGGCACTCCGGATCGTATGGAAGCCGATTTAGTGCCAGCACATGGTTTTCCCATTGAATTTATTAATATTCGTGGTTTACGTAACCATGGATTAGTGCGCAAATTGTTGGCTCCTTTTCAGATCATTAAAGCGATTTTACAAGCACTAATGATCCTACGTCGTATTAAACCTGATGTGGTGTTAGGCATGGGGGGCTATGCAGCGGGGCCGGGTGGTGTTGCTGCCAAATTATTAGGTATTCCGCTGGTATTGCATGAGCAAAATGCTGCGGCTGGTTTAACTAATCGTCTGTTAGCTAAAATTGCTACACGTATTTTGATGGGATTTGAAGGTGCGTTTCCATTGACCGAACGTTCGCGTGTGGTGGGTAACCCAGTCCGAGATGAGTTTCTGCAATTAGCTCAGCAACCGTTAAAACATTATCAAGCTGGGTCAGCATTAAAGATCCTGATCGTTGGTGGTAGTTTAGGCGCGAAAGCCTTAAATCAGGTTGTTCCCAATGCCCTGGCAAAACTGAACCATATTGAGATCCGTCATCAGTGTGGTAAAGGCAACGGAAATCTGGTCAGCGATTTGTATCAATCACTTGGTGTTACAACTGTTACGGTAACTGAATTTATCAATGACATGTCAGCGGCTTATGAGTGGGCTGATTTATTGATTTGTCGAGCAGGCGCATTGACTGTCGCAGAAGTGGCTGCAGCTGGGATCCCCGCGATTTTTGTGCCATTACCGCATGCCGTTGACGATCATCAAACTCGTAATGCGGAAAGCCTGACATTACGCGGTGCGGCTGTATTAATGCCACAGAAAGAGATGACAGCTGATAAACTGGCTACCTTGATCGCCCAATGGCAATCAGAGCCTCGTCAGTTACAAAAAATGGCTCAGCTTTCCCGAGCCGCAGCAATTCTCAATGCAACTGACCGTGTTGTGAGTGAATGCAAAGCACTAATTTAA
- the ftsZ gene encoding cell division protein FtsZ, which yields MFTFEPVGSQGDDALIKVIGIGGGGGNAVEHMLRENIEGVHFVAVNTDAQALRNSGAETTIQIGANITKGLGAGANPDVGREAALENRDEIRQMLTGSDMVFIAAGMGGGTGTGAAPVIAEVAKELGILTVAVVTKPFNFEGKKRMSYALQGIDELSKHVDSLITIPNDKLLKVLGRGVSLLDAFKAANNVLLGAVQGIAELITRPGLINVDFADVRTVMREMGTAMMGTGSARGDDRAEEAAEKAISSPLLEDIDLAGAKGILVNITAGLDVTMEEFETVGNAVKAFASENATVVVGAVIDPSLEDELRVTVVATGIGNERKPDITLVKNSQKAVERPMRPMIHETHAPRYDERVMQQTVNAEPQPRSEPDYLDIPAFLRKQAD from the coding sequence ATGTTTACATTTGAACCGGTTGGCAGTCAGGGTGATGATGCACTTATTAAAGTAATCGGCATCGGTGGTGGTGGTGGTAATGCAGTAGAGCATATGCTGCGTGAAAACATCGAAGGTGTTCACTTTGTTGCTGTCAATACTGATGCACAAGCATTACGTAATTCAGGTGCTGAAACCACAATTCAGATTGGTGCGAATATCACCAAAGGGTTGGGTGCCGGCGCTAATCCGGATGTAGGTCGTGAAGCTGCACTGGAAAATCGTGATGAAATCCGTCAAATGCTGACAGGCTCTGACATGGTCTTTATCGCTGCTGGTATGGGCGGTGGTACAGGTACTGGCGCTGCGCCGGTCATTGCCGAAGTGGCGAAAGAGCTGGGTATTCTGACTGTTGCAGTGGTAACCAAGCCTTTCAATTTTGAAGGCAAAAAGCGCATGAGTTATGCGCTGCAAGGTATCGATGAATTGTCAAAGCATGTTGACTCATTGATCACTATTCCTAACGATAAACTACTGAAAGTATTGGGCCGTGGCGTCAGCCTGTTGGATGCATTCAAAGCTGCAAACAACGTATTGCTAGGTGCAGTACAAGGTATTGCTGAATTGATCACTCGTCCTGGTTTGATCAACGTTGACTTTGCAGACGTGCGTACCGTGATGCGTGAAATGGGTACTGCAATGATGGGTACCGGTTCTGCGCGCGGTGATGATCGTGCAGAAGAAGCGGCTGAAAAAGCGATCTCCAGCCCACTGCTGGAAGATATCGATTTGGCTGGTGCTAAAGGTATTTTGGTTAACATCACGGCTGGTCTTGATGTCACCATGGAAGAGTTTGAAACTGTGGGTAACGCAGTTAAAGCATTCGCTTCTGAAAATGCGACTGTGGTTGTTGGTGCAGTTATCGATCCATCTCTGGAAGATGAATTGCGTGTAACTGTCGTTGCAACTGGTATCGGCAATGAACGTAAACCAGATATTACTCTGGTTAAAAATTCACAGAAAGCTGTTGAACGTCCAATGCGTCCAATGATACATGAAACTCATGCACCACGTTACGATGAACGCGTTATGCAGCAGACAGTGAATGCCGAACCACAGCCACGCAGTGAACCAGATTATCTGGATATCCCTGCCTTTTTGCGTAAGCAGGCTGATTAA
- the lpxC gene encoding UDP-3-O-acyl-N-acetylglucosamine deacetylase — protein sequence MIRQRTLKQLVHATGVGLHSGRKVSLTFRPAPVNTGIIYVRTDLQPEVELKADAQFVRDTVLCTALVNEQGVRISTVEHLSAALAALGIDNLYVEVDAPEVPVMDGSAHPFIYLLQSGGIEEQSLPKQFIRIKKTVRVEDGDKWAEFSPYHRGFRMDLQIDFRHPVFDKQNQHLVLDFSGSKFAKEISRARTFGFMKDIEYLHSQNLALGGSLDNAVVLDDYRVLNEEGLRYEDEFVKHKMLDAIGDLYMCNHSILGQFKAYKTGHAVNNKLLRAMLADAEAWEMVTFEEEAAKSPIAYFGTKLVLA from the coding sequence ATGATTAGACAACGTACGCTCAAGCAACTAGTTCACGCGACCGGAGTCGGTTTACACTCTGGTCGTAAGGTGTCGCTGACGTTCCGTCCTGCGCCAGTTAACACTGGTATCATCTATGTCAGAACCGATCTGCAGCCAGAAGTGGAATTAAAAGCTGACGCGCAGTTTGTGCGTGATACTGTGCTGTGTACGGCATTGGTTAACGAACAGGGTGTGCGGATTTCCACGGTTGAACATTTATCTGCCGCATTAGCTGCGTTAGGTATCGACAATTTATATGTCGAAGTTGATGCTCCTGAAGTGCCAGTAATGGATGGCAGCGCTCATCCATTTATTTATCTGTTGCAATCAGGTGGTATTGAAGAGCAATCCTTACCAAAACAATTTATTCGCATTAAAAAAACGGTACGAGTAGAAGATGGTGATAAATGGGCCGAGTTTTCGCCTTATCATCGTGGTTTCCGTATGGATTTGCAGATTGACTTCCGTCATCCGGTTTTTGATAAACAGAACCAACATCTGGTGTTAGATTTTTCTGGCAGCAAATTTGCTAAAGAAATCAGCCGGGCAAGAACGTTTGGTTTCATGAAAGATATCGAGTATTTGCATTCACAAAATCTGGCGCTCGGTGGCAGTTTAGACAACGCAGTTGTGTTGGACGATTACCGCGTGCTGAATGAAGAAGGTTTGCGTTACGAAGATGAGTTTGTGAAGCACAAAATGCTGGATGCGATTGGTGATTTGTATATGTGTAATCACAGCATTTTAGGCCAGTTTAAAGCTTATAAAACCGGCCATGCAGTAAATAATAAATTACTGCGAGCGATGTTAGCTGATGCTGAAGCGTGGGAAATGGTTACCTTTGAAGAGGAAGCCGCTAAATCTCCAATCGCTTATTTTGGTACTAAACTCGTTTTAGCTTAA
- a CDS encoding FtsW/RodA/SpoVE family cell cycle protein — translation MVHWWCAKVIQFIAIIAAGLAALVGLIMFEPYRMRRVTSFLDPWADPFGSGYQLTQSLMAFGRGGLFGQGLGNSVQKLSYLPEAHTDFVFAILGEELGYAGVLAVLFFAIIASDESTENWPDSITEK, via the coding sequence ATTGTTCATTGGTGGTGTGCGAAAGTTATTCAGTTTATTGCCATCATTGCTGCTGGTCTGGCCGCATTAGTCGGATTGATCATGTTTGAACCTTATCGTATGCGCCGCGTAACCTCTTTTCTGGATCCTTGGGCTGATCCATTTGGTAGTGGTTACCAGTTAACGCAATCGTTAATGGCATTCGGTCGAGGCGGTTTATTCGGGCAAGGATTAGGTAATTCGGTACAAAAATTATCCTATTTACCAGAAGCTCATACCGATTTCGTTTTCGCCATATTAGGGGAAGAGTTGGGCTATGCTGGTGTGTTAGCCGTGTTATTTTTTGCAATTATTGCTAGCGATGAAAGCACTGAAAATTGGCCGGACAGCATTACTGAGAAGTAA
- the murC gene encoding UDP-N-acetylmuramate--L-alanine ligase: protein MTKVELAKLRTMIPEMRRVRRIHFIGIGGAGMGGIAEVLANEGYQISGSDIANNRVTEHLASLGAEIQIGHKTENVQGASVVVVSTAIHADNPEVIAAREQRIPVVRRAEMLAELMRYRHGIAIAGTHGKTTTTSLIASVYAQAGADPTFVIGGLLNSAGTNARLGTSRYLIAEADESDASFLHLQPMVAIVTNIEADHMDTYGGDFSKLRATFLEFLHNLPFYGLAVVCIDDPVIRGLLPEIGRATITYGYSDDADVQVQEFVQEGSQTRFQLRLQNGTILPINLNLPGRHNALNAAATIAVALEDHIPTDAIVDALAQFAGVGRRFQQYGEFDTGAGSALLVDDYGHHPTEVRATLASARAAWPDRRLVLVFQPHRYTRTRDLYDDFAEVLSKVDVLIMLDVYAAGEEVIPGADGRSLCRSIRQRGVLDPIFVATPNEVPAVLAEVLKDGDVVLTQGAGNVGQLSRKLAELKLNINAMKTTN from the coding sequence ATGACAAAAGTTGAGTTAGCCAAATTAAGAACCATGATCCCGGAAATGCGCCGGGTACGTCGTATCCACTTCATTGGGATCGGTGGCGCAGGTATGGGGGGTATTGCTGAAGTTTTGGCTAATGAAGGTTATCAAATCAGTGGTTCTGATATTGCCAATAATCGTGTCACAGAACATCTGGCATCATTAGGCGCAGAAATTCAAATCGGTCATAAAACTGAAAATGTGCAAGGTGCGAGCGTTGTGGTTGTTTCTACGGCGATACATGCCGACAACCCGGAGGTGATCGCCGCACGCGAACAACGTATTCCGGTTGTGCGTCGTGCAGAAATGTTGGCAGAACTGATGCGTTATCGACATGGGATTGCTATCGCCGGTACTCATGGCAAAACCACCACTACCAGTTTGATTGCCAGCGTGTATGCTCAGGCAGGTGCTGATCCTACTTTTGTGATCGGTGGTTTGTTAAACAGTGCCGGTACTAACGCACGTTTGGGTACTAGCCGTTATCTGATTGCTGAAGCCGATGAAAGCGATGCTTCTTTCTTGCATCTGCAACCGATGGTCGCGATCGTCACCAACATTGAAGCCGACCATATGGATACCTATGGTGGTGATTTCTCGAAACTCCGCGCCACCTTCCTCGAGTTTTTACATAATTTACCGTTTTATGGACTCGCTGTGGTGTGCATTGATGACCCAGTGATCCGGGGCTTATTGCCAGAAATTGGCCGTGCCACGATCACTTACGGTTATAGCGACGATGCGGATGTGCAAGTACAAGAGTTTGTGCAGGAAGGCAGTCAAACACGCTTTCAGCTTCGGTTACAAAACGGCACAATCTTACCGATCAATCTTAACTTGCCCGGTCGCCATAATGCCTTGAATGCAGCGGCTACGATCGCAGTCGCATTGGAAGATCATATTCCTACCGATGCTATCGTGGATGCTTTAGCCCAATTTGCCGGGGTAGGGCGTCGTTTTCAGCAATACGGTGAATTTGATACTGGCGCAGGTTCTGCGTTATTGGTTGATGACTATGGGCATCACCCGACCGAAGTGCGTGCGACTTTAGCCTCAGCGCGCGCAGCTTGGCCTGATCGTCGTCTGGTTTTGGTTTTTCAACCGCACCGTTATACGCGTACCCGTGATTTGTATGATGATTTTGCGGAAGTACTATCCAAAGTTGATGTGCTGATCATGCTGGATGTTTATGCCGCTGGTGAAGAAGTAATCCCAGGCGCTGATGGGCGCAGTCTGTGCCGTTCTATCCGTCAACGTGGTGTGCTGGATCCTATTTTTGTGGCAACACCGAATGAGGTTCCAGCTGTGTTGGCTGAGGTATTAAAAGATGGCGATGTTGTCTTGACGCAGGGTGCAGGTAACGTTGGACAACTGTCTCGTAAGCTGGCTGAGCTCAAACTGAACATTAATGCGATGAAAACAACAAATTAA
- a CDS encoding FtsW/RodA/SpoVE family cell cycle protein, giving the protein MKALKIGRTALLRSKFYEGYMACGIGIWFSFQTVVNVGAAAGMLPTKGLTLPLVSYGGSSLIAITMAVAILLRIDFERRLDTSHVISREAA; this is encoded by the coding sequence ATGAAAGCACTGAAAATTGGCCGGACAGCATTACTGAGAAGTAAGTTTTACGAAGGCTATATGGCTTGTGGTATCGGGATCTGGTTCAGTTTCCAAACGGTAGTTAACGTAGGTGCGGCAGCCGGTATGTTACCAACCAAAGGTTTGACATTGCCGTTGGTGAGTTATGGTGGTTCCAGTTTGATCGCGATTACCATGGCGGTAGCGATTTTATTACGTATTGATTTTGAACGTCGACTGGATACCAGTCATGTGATCTCGCGGGAGGCCGCATGA
- a CDS encoding cell division protein FtsQ/DivIB: protein MRQARLASDEQDPAPVESRRQIAETTTRTRGEFIFGFVFFVSVVAGLWSTATDIRRWLFDEDKIPVSGLVVQGDLEYVSTEEVRKVLAENPQTNNFFTLDVNQLQKEVEALPWVYQSSIRKRWPALLYVYVVEQTPCALWGNDRLLSIRGTIFQAPRDRLKKPLVQLSGPDEMAGKVWEQYQQFERLLALNGYHVASVHMTNRHSWEIQLASGPKLILGRNDMLVKLQQFIDVYPKLENRELIDYLDLRYDTGIAVRWKQQEGSGDDQNPRQKSNSRA from the coding sequence GTGCGACAGGCGCGATTAGCTTCCGATGAGCAGGATCCAGCGCCGGTTGAAAGCCGCAGGCAAATTGCGGAAACGACAACTCGTACCCGTGGCGAATTTATATTCGGGTTTGTGTTTTTTGTTTCGGTTGTTGCCGGGCTTTGGTCAACGGCCACAGACATTCGGCGCTGGTTGTTTGATGAAGACAAAATTCCAGTGAGCGGATTAGTAGTACAAGGTGATCTGGAGTATGTCAGCACGGAGGAAGTCCGTAAGGTGCTGGCAGAAAATCCCCAGACCAACAACTTTTTTACGCTGGATGTTAATCAGCTGCAAAAAGAGGTTGAAGCGTTACCGTGGGTTTATCAGTCTTCGATTCGTAAGCGCTGGCCCGCACTACTGTATGTTTATGTCGTTGAGCAAACTCCCTGTGCATTGTGGGGAAACGACCGGTTGCTTAGTATTCGTGGCACGATATTTCAGGCGCCGCGAGACAGATTAAAGAAACCGTTGGTGCAACTTTCCGGCCCGGATGAAATGGCTGGTAAAGTTTGGGAGCAATACCAGCAGTTTGAACGATTACTGGCATTAAACGGATACCACGTAGCGTCGGTACATATGACCAATCGTCATTCGTGGGAAATTCAGTTGGCTTCCGGACCGAAGTTGATTCTTGGCCGGAATGACATGCTAGTTAAATTACAACAGTTTATTGATGTTTATCCAAAGTTGGAAAATAGGGAACTGATTGATTATCTCGATCTTCGCTATGACACGGGGATAGCCGTCAGATGGAAACAACAAGAAGGGAGTGGTGATGACCAAAACCCCAGACAGAAATCTAATAGTCGGGCTTGA
- the murD gene encoding UDP-N-acetylmuramoyl-L-alanine--D-glutamate ligase, whose translation MKQVVIIGLGKTGLSCVTYFRQRGITPLVLDTRENPPGKELLPADCNLITGPLDPEILCSASLIIASPGIALATPALQAAHAAGVEIIGDIELFAREAKAPVVAITGSNGKSTVTTLVGLMAEQAGLNVGVGGNIGTPALNLLLQPADLYVLELSSFQLETTSSLKPAAAVILNLSEDHLDRYDGMAGYLAAKQRIFNHAKHIVVNRDDVATLAPQKAFWQSFGLNNEAYGRVQQPDGLWLSVAGKAVLPVADLNIVGAHNQMNALAAMALADAVGIPQDAQLAVLRSFTGLAHRCQFVREVNGVRWINDSKATNVGSTLAAVAGVSESVRGRLWLLAGGQGKGQDFSPLQPLLAGQIYQMICFGKDADILMNLADNPHRVADLDAAVAYVAEQAKADDWVLLAPACASLDQFRNFEQRGQRFADLVNAL comes from the coding sequence ATGAAACAGGTTGTCATCATCGGATTAGGAAAAACAGGTCTCTCGTGTGTGACTTATTTCCGTCAGCGCGGTATTACACCATTGGTGCTGGATACCCGTGAAAATCCACCGGGGAAAGAGCTGCTGCCTGCTGATTGCAACCTGATCACCGGACCGCTGGATCCTGAAATTTTATGCTCTGCATCCTTGATTATTGCCAGTCCAGGCATCGCGTTAGCCACACCAGCCTTACAGGCGGCGCACGCTGCAGGCGTTGAAATTATCGGTGATATTGAATTATTTGCTCGTGAAGCCAAAGCGCCTGTAGTGGCAATTACCGGTTCTAACGGTAAAAGTACGGTAACCACATTGGTCGGTTTGATGGCTGAACAAGCCGGACTTAACGTCGGTGTTGGTGGCAATATCGGAACACCTGCGTTGAATTTGTTGTTACAACCGGCTGATTTATATGTTCTGGAGTTATCCAGTTTTCAGCTGGAAACTACTTCGTCATTGAAGCCGGCTGCCGCCGTAATTTTGAATTTAAGTGAAGATCATCTGGATCGTTACGATGGGATGGCCGGTTATCTGGCTGCCAAACAGCGTATCTTTAACCATGCCAAGCATATTGTGGTTAATCGTGATGATGTAGCCACGTTAGCTCCGCAAAAAGCTTTTTGGCAGAGTTTTGGTCTGAATAATGAAGCCTACGGGCGTGTACAGCAGCCTGACGGTTTATGGTTAAGTGTGGCGGGGAAGGCTGTTTTACCGGTCGCCGATCTCAATATTGTCGGTGCTCATAATCAGATGAATGCACTGGCTGCAATGGCATTAGCTGATGCTGTTGGTATCCCGCAGGATGCGCAGTTGGCAGTGTTACGCTCATTTACCGGCTTAGCGCATCGTTGCCAATTTGTCCGTGAAGTGAATGGTGTGCGCTGGATCAATGACTCCAAAGCAACCAATGTGGGTTCTACGCTGGCAGCTGTTGCCGGGGTGAGTGAAAGTGTTCGCGGACGGTTGTGGTTACTGGCTGGTGGACAGGGAAAAGGGCAAGACTTTTCTCCATTACAGCCATTACTGGCTGGCCAGATTTATCAGATGATCTGTTTTGGTAAAGACGCCGATATTTTGATGAACTTAGCGGATAACCCCCACCGAGTTGCTGATTTAGATGCGGCGGTCGCATATGTTGCGGAACAAGCAAAAGCTGATGATTGGGTACTCTTAGCACCGGCTTGTGCCAGTCTTGATCAATTCCGCAACTTTGAACAACGCGGTCAGCGTTTCGCCGATTTGGTGAATGCATTATGA
- a CDS encoding FtsW/RodA/SpoVE family cell cycle protein yields MKRLLRTMMQAIWRWFVPERSSFYDRGLLALMFSLMGIGLMMVASASIKEGPGGDMFYFTKRHLIFLFICLGIGVATLYLPLERWKAWSGRLLVGALGLLFATLAVGRTVNGAKRWIGFGFFNIQPAELAKLALIVFIASYLVRRSDEVRGNFIGFVKPLAVVFLLAFMLLLQPDLGSVVVLFVCTFGLLFIGGVRKLFSLLPSLLLVWPH; encoded by the coding sequence ATGAAGCGGTTGCTACGGACAATGATGCAGGCGATATGGCGCTGGTTTGTTCCAGAACGTTCATCGTTTTATGATCGTGGATTATTGGCACTGATGTTCTCACTGATGGGGATCGGTCTGATGATGGTTGCTTCGGCTTCCATCAAAGAAGGTCCTGGCGGTGATATGTTTTATTTCACCAAACGTCATCTGATTTTCCTCTTTATTTGTCTGGGTATTGGGGTCGCTACATTATATCTGCCTCTTGAACGCTGGAAAGCCTGGAGTGGTCGCTTGCTGGTCGGTGCACTGGGGTTGTTGTTTGCTACTCTGGCGGTCGGTCGCACCGTCAACGGTGCAAAACGTTGGATCGGATTCGGTTTTTTTAATATCCAGCCCGCTGAATTAGCTAAGTTGGCGCTGATTGTTTTTATTGCCAGTTATTTAGTTCGTCGAAGTGATGAAGTTCGCGGTAATTTTATTGGCTTTGTTAAACCGCTGGCGGTGGTATTCCTGCTGGCCTTTATGCTGCTATTGCAACCCGATCTTGGCTCGGTTGTCGTATTGTTTGTCTGTACATTCGGTTTATTGTTCATTGGTGGTGTGCGAAAGTTATTCAGTTTATTGCCATCATTGCTGCTGGTCTGGCCGCATTAG